The Cervus canadensis isolate Bull #8, Minnesota chromosome 21, ASM1932006v1, whole genome shotgun sequence genomic interval GGGACCAACTCCCATGGCGCCAGGAACAGCGCGAGGGATGTCGCCACGTCACTGCCCCCATTCTCCTACCAGCCTGTCCCACCAGCCGAGGAAACAGGCTGAGAGTAGAGACCTGAGACCCTGTAAGGGGCAGTCCCTCTGGCTCcagggcctccctgcctcccctgggCGCGACATTGACCTTGACCTTGAGGCCTACGGGACAGAGACTGCTCTGTGTCCCAGGTTGGGGGAAGCAAGTGTACCCTTGAAGGGCACGTCCCGTGGGGACGCACACCTGGGGGAGACTGAACACCCGGGGCACACACCTTCCGAGGATGCCCGTCTAAGGGCACCCCTGGGAGGAGCCCTCCACGGGCATCCGTGTGGCTGTGCTCTCCTGGGgcctccacccccagcctcccagcaGGCAGAGGCGGTCTGCCCGCGCCgcccccgcctccccaccccaccccggccctCCATGTACTCGCTGGCGTCCCGCAGGGTGGTCAGCAGCTCCTGCGTGGTCTGGGCATCCCCCGCGCCCAGTGACGCCATCAGGAAGTGCGCATCGTTGAAGAGCAGGACGTGGTCTCGGCTGTGCTTCCGGGTCACAGACAGGACGTCCTGCCACCGCTGGCCCACGGAGACCCCTGGGGACACGGGGGGACACCCGCGGGCCTGGCATGAGCGCGGTATGCACTCCAGGTGAGGAGGCCCCATGAAGCTGGCAGGCGGCATCTGGCCTCGGGCTTAGGCCTTTGGGCCTGGCTTACGTTAACTTTGTTTAATCATAAAAGCAGCAGGTGGGTAAGGTAGAAagcaaatcaaaataataaaagctatggaACGGTGTTCAGTAAAGTCTCTGGCCCCTTTGACAAACCCCAAACCActgtaatggagaaggaaatggcaacccactccagtactcttgcctggagaatcccatggacagaggaggcgggtgggttacagtccacggggtcgcagagagtcagacatgactgagccactgaacaaaaCCACTGTCAAAGCTCCTCTTGGGGTTCTCACCGGGAAGGCCCCTGACACAGGGCAGGGGGGCCAGTCAGAACCTGCGAAATTCATAAAGAGCATCCTTTAGGTCtgccttttggggcttccctggtggctcagatggtaaagaatctgctcgcaatgtgggagacctgagttcaatccctgagtgcagaagatcccctggaggagggcatggcaacccactccagtgttcttgcctggagagtcccatggacagaggagcctggcgggctacagtccatggggctacaaagagttgtcgcaaagagtcgggcacgactgagcaccccTTTGGGTCTCGATTTCCAGCTCGAGCCTGTCCCTCCTTCTGCTCTGCTCTCCCACACCACCTCCCCTCCCGTCCCTCATGGATTCTGCAAGTTACCCGACTCCCCCTCCTGCTCCTCGCGGTCCTCCCGCGACCCCGTGGTTGCCCAGACCTCCATGTCTCTGCCCGTCAAGTGGAAGCAGCCTGGAGGCTCCATTCTGCGGTGAGGAAGTGAGTgaccttcctctcccttccctggccCCGCGGCACCCCGATGGGGCCTCCCAGCCTCCAGGCCAGGGCCCGGCCCTTCTGAGCCCCTCCTCACGGGCGTTCCGGGGGCCCAGGCTTGATGCCCGGGCTGGGCCTCCACAGGTGAAGGGTCAACGGGATCTCAGAGTCAATAGGACTCAACTTCCcctggccctcccctccccacccagttcTGGAGAGTTTTGGCTGAACAGAGACACAGGCCCCCACCGGCCGGGTTCTGGGGTCCCAGCCCAGTCACTTGGACGGCAGTGAGGGCTCCTCGACGATGCCCTGGCCTCCAGCCTGGCCGCCCCTGGCTCAGCCCACCTGCTGGACGGAACCTGATCAGCCTGGCCCCACGGGCCCTTCAAGACCCAGACAGAAGCAGCACTCATCACCCTCCGTCCCCGCCCCTCAGCCTCCTCCGCTCCATCTGAGCCGTGGACTGTGCCTCTCGCTCATCCCTGGAACAGGCCACCGGCTGCCGTCCTTGGGGCGCTGGATAGGCCGCTCCCTGTTATGATGCCCTTTCCCATCGCCCCTCGGCAAAACCCTATGCTCCCTTTTGTGGCTTCCATCtcacctcctctaggaagccttcccAGAATCCTCTAGAAACAGCCTCATCCCCACTCTGTCCCGCTGACCCGGGCCCTAgagtgggcagaggaacctgctgAATGTGGGAGGGACGGGAGAGCCATCAGGTACCCTAAGCAGTCGGCCGGAAGCCCTCCGTGGCCCCCATTCAGGCCACGTCCAAGCACTGGGTGACACTGTGGTGAAACTCTTCTCTCTGAAATCCCCAGGCATTGAGAAATTGAGGTGGCACCCAGAGACGGGTAGCCAGGTACCGCCTGTCCCCAGCAGACTGAGCAGGTAGGCTGTGGGAGCGGCACGGGCCCGCCAGGTTCAGAGCCGGAGGCCTGGGCTCCGAGGGGCAGTGGGATCCAGGAGAAAGGGCAGCGGGGGCCTGGGCCCCTGGCCTGGGGCCGGCTGGAAGGCAGCCGCAGAGCTGGTACCCGGGGCCACACTGTCCTGGGGCTGAGAGCAGACCCTGGAGAAACTTGCTCAGGCGTTCCCGCCGGCCTGGGCCCCGGCCATGGCCCCGCCCCTCGTCACCCTGGAGCGGAGGGACCAGGAACCAGACGGGGCTACCTTCCATCTGCAGCCGGTACAGCATGGAGCAGCTGTCCACCACGTCCAGCATCGCCCCGCTGGCCTGCAGGCTGGGCAAGATCTGGAAGACAAGGgcgggtgggggtgaggggctgcAGGGACTGCCTGAGTCCGCCTGTCAGGGCCAGGCCCTCAGCCCACAGAAGCCACCGCCAGCGTCCCCTCCACCCTACCCCTCAGGGCCGTTCGGCTCTCAGGGCCTGGGCCGCTCCGGGTGCCCGAGGGGCACTGGACAGACTTGGGAAAGAGCCCAGCGCACTGGCACCTGGGGGAGTGTGCGTCGGGCCCTGGCCCACCGGTCACCTCGTGTCCCCTCCTGGCCCGATAACGACTCCACCTTCAGCAGGTCTGCACCCCACGGCACAAGCTCTTGTCACCCTTCATAGGATGAAACTTATATAGGGTTTCCTCTTGCAAGAAACCCTGCTGAgcatccttctccagggttcaGATCCTCAGATCGACAGCATGTTTatgccccacccccccagccccggCTCGGTTCTTAAGCCCACAGCGGGGTGCCCAGAAGCTGTgagttaggctttttttttttttcttttaaacacacATCTTTGACTCAAaagttaagagtctgcctgctaatgcaggagacttggattcaatccctgggtcaggaagaccccctggagaagagaatggcaacccactccagtattcttgcctggagaattccatggacagagaagcctggtagcctacagacacgactcaaagactcagacatgactgagtgacaaatactttcactttcaaacatgtACTTAGGGCCTGGAGAGAGGGGGAATAGTTAGGGTTTAGTAGGTGGGGATTCTGTTTGGGAAGGTGAAAAAGTTGCAGGAATGGATGGTGGTGAAGGCTGCATTGCAATATGAATGTACTGAACGACACAGAGCTGTACATGTAAACTGGTTACCATGGCAACTGCACATTTAAACTGGTTGCCATGGTAACCATACACACAAACTGGTTGCCGTGGTAACCACGCACTTAAACTGGTTACGGTGGTAAAATACAGTAGGTATGCTCTATCTAAgctcaactgtgtccgactctttgcaacccaccaggctcctctgtccatgggattctccaggcaagaatgctggagtgggttgccatttccttctccagggaatcttcccgacccaaagattgaacctgagtgtcctgcactggcaggcagattctttaccactagcaccacctgggaagccccagtgtatattttactacaataaagaaaaaaaattcccggCAGTTCCCTAATGGTCTAGcggttaggattcagcacttgCACTGCCACCTGGCCCGGGTTCAGTCccggtcagagaactgagatcccagaagccacgcagcacagccaaaaacatttCAGGCGGAACAATGTTCTCACCAAATAAAGGCAATCTAAATGACTAGAAGGAAGCCTGAGATCTCAGAGATGACCATCTGACATGTGCACTCTTCCAATGCCCAcagaggggggtgtgtgtgtgtgtgtgtgtgtgtgtatgtgtatgcacatgcgaattcagtcatgtttgactctttgcaacccactggtctgtagcccgccaggctcctctgtccattaaattttctaggcaagaatactggagtgggttgccatttcctcctccaggggatcttccccacccagggattgaacccacatctcttgcatctcctgcattggcagatggattctttaccaccgagtcacctgggaaagCAATCTCCCAATGCCCACAGGTGAGCAGAGTCAAACCCCGTTCTGGGTTTCAACACTGCCCTTGGAGAGAATCAACGCTGTGAGGTCTTACACAAGAGCTGTGCTTCCGCTCCAGCTGTGGGTCTGTCTGGGGCAACACGGACCCGCTTAGGAAGCTGGTCGAGACTGAAGGGAAATCGACGCAATAAACTGAATTGAGTGCAAGCGTGGACTTACATGGTCATCGTAAATGGTCAGCGCAGCCTCGTATTCGCCCTGGAAAAACGAAGTTCCGGGATTAACACAGGGAGAAGGTGAAATGAGATGCCGAGACATGAACTGAAAACGCCTCGACAAAGGCCCAGCCTGCCTGCCCACAGCTTGGTGGGTCTTGGGATGGGCGGAGAGgaacccctgccccccagcccttcTTTCCCCAGGTAGGGGACACAGCAGCAGTTGCCGCTAGGGGAGCCCTTTCCACGAAAGCATTGCTTTTCCCATGAAGCGCTTGTCAAGCGGCTGTGAGCTCTTCCATCTATTTCCTCCAGGActgtttcttcctctctgtcttttcctCATGGCCCATTCAGCTGGGTTCACTGCTTTCTTGAAGATGCTGTGTTACTGCATTCTGCATATCCTTACAGGGCCCTTACCTTCCAAGCATTTCTCTTTGGGTCTTTAGGGAACTTCTAGATTTTCTCTACGACAAACTGCAAGAAGAGCCCTTATAAATGGGACCCAGTGGTGGGATCGCTGGGGTCAAGCATGACCCCACACCCGCGCCCCCACTGGGGTGAAGCACTGTGAGGGTCCCGTGGCTCGTTCGGGTACAACCGTGGGGTGTGGGCCTGGCAGTTCACTCCAGGGGCAGAGAGGTACTGGGTCTACATTGTCTCCACAAATGGCACACATGTGTACAGGATTTCTGAGTCCAGGACAGTGGGAAATACCTAAAGGAGTTCAAACCTGAAGAGCTGTTTGAACACGTGAGTGCCCTACTGCCTCAGAACGCCGCTGGAACGCACAAACACACAGCGCTGCTCCACGGGGTATAAAGTGCAGCAAAAGGCGGAAAACATTTCCTTCCTTGGAGGGTGAGACCTCACAAAGATGTAAGGCCCTACATCTTTGTAGGTTAAGACGGCCGGTCCTCTTACCTTTTCAATCAGATATAAGGCCCAGTGCCAATAATTATGACAAGCAAGCATGTCAGAGTCCTGGGGAAAGAACAAGAGCATGAGAAAAATCTGACAGCCCGGCTGGGCGGTTGGGGTGGGTACGGGGGGGGTAAGCAGCTGCTGTCTGTGTCAACGCAGAACCCCACAGCTTTGGGGGCAGGAAACACTTCCCAGCCCGTGCCTCAGCTGCCCTGGCCAGCAAGTCCACGCCTGTCCATTCCTTTGGCCCTGAGCCTCGGCAAGCGGTGTGCCTGAATTTACCTAGGGCACTGAGGCTATGGCAGGCTGGCATCTTAGCCCCAGGACGAGGAGGCAGGAGAACCAGAGCCACCCAGAGGGGGCCACTTGGCACCCCAAGCCTCGCCTTCCTTAGGTGTggtgtggagaaaatgaagaAGCCCATCCAAACGGCTGCAGAGGCCGACTGTGCCCAACAGCACAGGACGTCCCAATAAAACCCGACGGACCGCTGCACCTGGGGCCGAACCTCCGCAGGTCCTGGCACACCCCACAGGATAAAGGGGCAGGGGTGACACCCGGACGGCTGCAGCTGCTCTGCTTTGGGCCCCACCACGAATGCCAGCCTATGTGGCTGCGGCAGACACTTCCTTCTCTGCTTGGACACCACCTCCCACGTCCTGGGAGGCAGCTGACGCCGCCTCCTCCATGACCCACGTCTACACCTATATCTGAGGATTCAAccctcccagctcccctccctcACAGGCCACTGCGGGCTTCTGTTTACAGTGATCctacacttccctgtcctttgtctACAAACTCCTACTCACCCTTTGACATTCATCTCATAGGCTGCCTccaccaggaagccttctctgattgcTCCCCCCTCAAGCCCAGTTGGGTAGGATGCTTCCTCCGGGTATCCATATCCGCAAGAGTGCCCTAGCCGTGCTATGGTCATGCTGGGAGCTGCTAGCTCCACTTGACGGGTCTTTTGTAGACAGAGCAGCCTGCGCAGGACCCTCAGTGGGGTCCCTGGGATGAGGTAAAGCCCGGGACACTGACTGGAGCCTGAAGAACTGAGCTCGGTGCCGGCAGCCAAGGGCCGGGGGCAGGCGCCAGAGGACAGGAAGGGAAGCCGCGGGCCCCGCCATCTGTCCCCCGGCTGGGCCGCCGGGCTGGAGGTCGCCAGGAGCCTCCGCAGGGGCCGTGCACAGGCATCGCGGCCCAGCGCCTGCCAGGAGATGAGCCCAGCCATCACTGGCTGCCTCGTGTTACAGAGTCAGACCAACGTCCAAGGGCGCTCCTTTGGGGCCAGGGGCCTCATGGCGGTGGCAACAGCaggtttttcagatgaggaaactgaggcccagagggatcGGGCTCCTGCCCTGGGGGAGAGGCCAGGCCTCAAGCACCCAGGCCCAGGAAATCCAGAGCCTGGGGCAGGAAGTAAATGGAATGAATACAAATGACCCGGCCCTGACCAGGCCTCCCCGGCCTCCCCCTTGGACTGCACGGCCGCCCAGGCGCTCCCTCCATGCAGGGTCAGTACCTGCCGGGGGGGCCTGAGGACAGGGGCCCGACCCACACTGcgcccccccactccccacccaggGCCGAGTTCAGGCCCAGGGTCTGGGGACCCTTACAAAGACGTGAGTCTGAACCTAATGCCGTCACAGTTCTCCAAGTTTACCTTGCACCTGCTCGCCTGCTCTACCTAATAGCTCTCCTGGAGAGGCCAGGACGCTGCCTTGTCAATGACTCCCCACTGGCCTTCCTGGGCCACACTGAGGTCATCGCGctagcccctgctccctgcccaggTCCTGGTCTCGCCTTCGTTTGCTCAGCCACTGACCACCGGCTGCTGGGTGCCCACTGTGGCCCAGAGAAGGGCAGGGCAGCAGACCACCCCTGGACAGGCAGCCCGGGTGGATGCCAGGGACAAACCCGAGGACAACAGGCACATGTGAGGAGACAGGGCCACCGCAGCTGGGTGCAGGCCGGCACAATGAGGCCCCAGGAAAGGGCCGCCTGGCAGGGCTTGAGGGGTCTGGAGGGCATGGGTGCCACTGCCCCACCAGGGACCTGACCCCCGCATGCCAGCCCTGCATACGGTCGCCGGGCCCTCATCCACCCCATCGGCCCCTGGCTGCACCAGCTGCGGACACTCTGTGGTGCTGGGGTCCATGTCCAGCCCTCTAGCCAGTGGCGGAGGCAGGAGCTCAGAGCCTTCGTGGTTCTCACCAGTGCCAGTGCCAGGCTCTTGTTTGTTGccattgtttagtcgctcagctgtgttcgacactttgccaccccgtggactgtagcccgccgggctcctctgtccatgggattctctaggcaagaatacagcagtgggttgccatttccttctccaggtggggatcttcctgacccaggggttgaacctgagtctcctgcaaggattctttactgctgagccacctgggaagcctgggttctTGCTCACCCAGTAATTTTTCTCGTCCATTCCTTCTACAGCCAAATGCCTCAGGCCACGACCAATTCTAGAATTACCTGCAAAACGCCGGCAGGTGTTGGGGAGCTGTGTGGCTCCCAGGGGACCTGGTGGTTTGATAGAAACACTTCCAAGCGGAACATAAGTTTCCCCAGAACTAAGCTGCACCTGGTAACTCTATCTGTTAATCCTCAGCTTAACTTAGGAGGAcagatggaattttccaggcgggTGGATGGACGAGCACCATACCTTCCAGTGGGCTTCCGAGTGCTGCATGAACTCCAGGCCTTCCTGGACCTCCGCTTTCATCTCGTGAATATGCGCAATGGTGTGCACCGACCACGCGTCCGTCGGGTTAATGGATAAAGCCTAcgtgggcggggggcggggaggacaaATCGAGATGATGTGTGAGTCAGTCCGCCTGGTGACAAGGCGTCCCAGCTGCAGGGGCACCAGGGGCCTGGGCTCTGCCTCAAAGTCACGTCCCCAGAGACCCGCCCGTGAATCAGAGACTGGATGCTGCCAACGAGGGTGTCACTGCCCACTTCACGGATGAGGAGACTAAGGCTCACGGAGGCTGGTGACTCGCCCAGAGCCGCGCAGTGGGGCAGCAGTGGGgtcttcccaaagcaggggctTATTCAGCCCCTTCGCCCCCAGCCTCGGGTCCACAGCTGAGTCACGTGCAACATGCCGCCCAGCGTCCCCACCTTCCTCTCGAGGCTGCCGTGGAGGCCAGTGGACAGAGTGTGTATGGACGCTGGGGGCTCTCAGCTGCCCCTCCCGACTAGTACACACACAAGGACCACACGTGTGGCTCTCCAGGCCCGTTCTGATGCTACTGAGAGGAATAACGACAGCCACTCACAGGGCTGGTGGACGTGAGGGTACTGAGCGCCTACTGAGCCCGGCACGGGGCAGTAAGCCGAGCTTCACCGTGACCCTGGGGACCACCCCGGCCCTGCTCCCTCGGCTCCCCCGTGCCTtcacccctgcccctggcccgGCCCCGGCCAGGCGGTCTGCACCGCAGCGGGTGGTGTGCAGCCCCACTGCAAGGCCCGGCCAGCCCGCGTGGGGACAGAGAGGGGGCCCGCCTGCAGGGACACCGGGGGCCTGGGGCGGAGCCCCACAGGACCAGGACGGGGCAGGAGACCCCGGGCGTGCAGCCGAGCAGGCCGGGGCCCCGGGTCCTGTGAACGGGCCCACGAAGGGTGCAGCTCGGGGCCGGGGCTCACGGCAGGGGCTGCTCTCACCCCTGCGGGGATCGTGGCCGCCCTCCCCCGCTGACCTGTTTCCCCCCACAGTTTCCTGGGGCAGAGTCCACCTGGCCAGGGCGACCTGGCCCTGCTGTCCCCAAACTTTGCTCCCAGCACCCGCCCCGCCTGTCTCTGCCCTAAGCCTTGGTCTATCAGCGCTCCATCTATCAGCCAGCCCGGGCCTGCCATTCCCCTTCCTCACAGCCGCCCTTTGCTCTTTCTGCCCTGGGGGTTCAGCCTGCAGATGAGGCCCGGGTGTGACCATCATGAAGCCTCTCCTGATCCCAGAGGAGCCTGTGCGGCTTACTCCCAGTTTCCCAGAAGCCTGGCCTTGCCCAGTAACTGTCTGGAGTGGACTGGTGCTGGGGTCAGAGTGTGGGCGCCAGCAGTAGACCAAGTGTGAAGGGAGAGAAGGGGTCCCCCCACATCACCCTTCCTGCTCCTGGCGGTTGTGACTCTCATCTCAGTCCCCCTCTGACTTCCTGAACCATCCTGCCACCCACAGGTGCCCACACAGATGGCGCCCAGCAGGAGGGCCCAATGCCAAGGtgtccaggggaccttcctgcaTCTGGCCCCCTGGGTGGTGACGCCTGGTCCCCCAGCACGGAGCCAAGATTACAGAGAAGTCCCCTGTGTCCCCCCTCAAAGCCCTGACTCAGGACTGCATCACAGACCCTGTCACCTCCTGTCAAGTCCCACCTCTACTTCTGTGAACCCAGAGGTCTGCAGAGACCCATGTGCCCTGTGGCCCCAGGAGGGCACCGCTGCCCCCTGGGGAGGACAGGGTGCTGGGAGCCCTCCAGGGCAACGTTCGGGGGACGAGCCCTGCTGGGAGCTGGGGAGCAGGCCTGTCCAGGCAGCATGGACGGTGCTCAGGCAGCCTGGGGGAGCCTGGCGCTGCCTTCTGTGGGCTGGGCGGCCTTGGCCGTGGCCTCCCGGAGCCCGGCAGCTCTCCTCTGAGTGATGAAGGGGCTCAGTGCCTCATGGCATTGCATCCAGCAGATGGACCGGGCACGTCCAAGTGAGGGCCAACCCTGAGCCAGGCCCAGGAGCGGTTGTCACTCCCGGGTACATGGTggtccctccctgggcctcagtctctgCTCCTGGGAGGGGAGGCGCTGGAGGAGGGGCCTCTGAGTCAGAGAAGCCGAGGCCCTGGAGCCTGCAAGCCAGGGTGTCCAGGGTGCGTCCAGGGTAGCGGCCAGCCAATGTGCCCCAGCACAGAGGGAGGGGCCAGGCCCGTGGGAAGCACTTAGCATCCCACCCGGCTCTGTGCCCTTGGCTGCGGCTGCCTCCGGTGGAGGCGGTACTCAAGAGAAGGCCTGGCCAGCAGGCCCCAATGCCAGGTCAGGGCCCACCGGAAGCGGTCTGAtgagataaaatttatattttaagggaGGACCAGAAAAATGAAGCCTAAGATCCTCTCTGTGCCTGTTCGGGCCTTCTCCCTGGCTCCCCGATGTGCAGCGCACGCCTGCATCACATTAACCAGAGCTCCTCAAAGAAGGGAGTGCCTGCTCCGCCCTGGAGACGGAGTCTTCCCTCTCCTCGGATGCCAGCAGTCTAAGTTCTTCAGAGAACACGGCCCTTCCCAGCCCTGCAGTGGGGCGTGGTGACTTGCTGCTCACTTTGTTCGTGCTTATCCAGAACTGTGTGTCCTTGGTGACCTTCAGGGAAAATATCAGGATGTCTTTTTGATGTTCTGTCCTTTGTCTCACAAAAGTAGGCGACTGTACCTTCAAGTTCTAACAGGCAGAACAGTGCTCAGAACTGTAAGCTTCCCGGTTTACAATCCTCAGTTTGGCTCGAGtaaaattccctttctttccttcttaacttGATAGCTCAGTGGCGACAGTTTTTGGCGACAAGCCTCACTCAGCACCTAATGGTCCTCTCTTGGAGGCTTGGTGCTGTCGGCGACGCTTAGAAACCTGCGGTTCTAGGTGGGAGAAGCAACGCTGACACCCATTTCCCACCTACACAGTTTGGGTCCAGAACACACACGGTGGGCCCTGGAGACACGGAGCTGGGGGTGCACAGGGCCGTCAGGCCATGTGACCCGGAGGGAGAGGGGTGGACGGAACCTCACGGGCCTTCCCCCACCTGTGCAAGGTAGCTCTGCAGACCCGGGCGGCACAGGTGACCGGAGGGGGCTGCCCTCTCTGTTAACACAAGTCCTCCCAGTAGGAAATGGGGTGCAGAATGGGGGGCCGAGCCTGGCCTGCTCTGCCCCCCCTGACACCGCTCCCCCAGGGGCCCCGCACCTGGGAAGGGCCCACCTACCTCTTTCGCCAGCTTTTCTGCCCTATCATAGAGATTGGTTTCCATTAGTCCGAAAGAATAGATGCCTTTCACGTAGctggaaacagaaacagagatgattattttttttaaattgatgggAACCATTCCACCCGCGACACGGCCGGAGCAGGGTTGTGACCCCCCAGACGGTATGTCTGGACACACACCCTACGTGGAATTCGAATCTTTGCGGCTTatgatcaagttaagatgaggccaTCCTGGATGAGGGTGGGCCCTAAACCCAacgactggtgtccttataagagaaaggagaggaaggcagaaCACACagggacatacacacacacagaggacagacAGTCACGTGGAGACGAAGGCAGAGACTGGAACGATTTCAGACTTGCCAGTCCCCACAGTCACTGGAGCCAATTCCGTAAAATAAatgcacctccctccctcctctgccctctctctctccctgtgtgtgtgtgtgtaaataacatagatatagatatacatatcctgggtttccctcatggctcagtggtaaagaatctgcctgccaatgtaggagactcgggttggatccctgggtcgggaagatctcttggaggaggaaatggccacccactctagtattatttcctggagaattccatggacagaggagcctggcgggctaagtccatggggtcggacacaaAACTTAGTGACCACATAATAAATACACATCCTATTGGTTTCTGttttctggagaaccctgacaaCACAGCTCTTCAACCTATTAATCCACTTGCccttcacaacaatcctatgattAAGATGCAGTGGAGGTGACCCCGGGTGGCGGTCCCTAGGCCTGCTCACAGTTATTCCAcgcctccctctccttccagccCATGGTAGTGCTGCGCTTCCTGGCCTCCtgtggcagggggcgggggtggggggggtgactGGATCTGGCCAGCGACTCAGAGCACTTCACTCTGAGCACTAATGCCACCGCGAGTCCCCCAGGAGAGCTCTCTTCCCTCTTAGCAGCTGGCGTGTCCAGAAAGTCGTGGCTTCACCAGCTGGGATCCCAGAGGGAGACAATGGCATGGGCCCAGAGCCTCTGCCCGCCTGTGATGGGACACGTATTATGAGGGAGAAGCTCGCCTTTCTTGTAATAAGAAGTGGAGAAAAAGATCTAGAGgatgtttgttactgcagcaaaaCCTACCTTGTGCTGACTGATACATAATAGTATTACTTCATTCCCAGGATGGAGTAAAGATCAAGTGAAGATGTGaaaccttttcacttttttttttttcctggccaagACCTGTGGCTTGCAgaaccttagttccccgaccaggggtcaaacccaggcacAGAGACCtgaccctggaccaccagggaactcccaccTTTTCACTTCGGAGAAATAGGAAAGAGCAACAGCAGCCTCCCGAGTTTCAGGGCAGGGCCTCTGCCATTCCTCAGGGCAGAGGAGAGAGGCTGAGACAGGAATGATGTGACTCCCAGCTGGCACCGACCTGCTCAGGGGGATGTCGGGTGTCCAGAAGGGATAAACTCGAGCCACGGAATCTCGCATTTGCTCCTGGTAGCCCAGGTAAAAGTAGGCATCGTGGGAAAACTTCAGAGCCAACATGTCTGTTGGGTGGTCCCGGAGAATCTGCTCCCATAGCTCACAGGCTTTCGGGAAGTTCCTGGAAGCCAAGAGAGGTGTCTCAGCAACCCCGAGCCCAGTTCACACACAGCGAGTGGAAGGGGCTTCCCTTCCTGCCAGTGTCACGGCTCACACTGAGCTGGTTAAAATACACAGGCACATTTCTGTGTCAGGTTGTGGCTCAGAAAATGCAAAAGCCAGTGGGATGTTTTACTTTCTaactcaagcaaaaaaaaaaaaagaaaaccgtTTCACAAGTTGCCAATTCACCTGAGACCAAACACCAGCTGTGGGAAGTCTGAGAGGTGGAATTCCAGCCCTGCGCTGACATTCACACTGATTCCccaggaagacagtgaaggacagggaagcctggtgtgctgcagtctgtggggtcacggagagtcagacacaactt includes:
- the TTC38 gene encoding tetratricopeptide repeat protein 38; translated protein: MAATTPLRDCQAWKDARLPLSTPSNEACRLFDATLTQYVKWTNDQGLGGIESCLSKLKAADPTFAMGHAIANGLVLIGTGSSVRLDKELDVAVKTMVEISKTQPLTHREQLHVSAVETFAKGNFPKACELWEQILRDHPTDMLALKFSHDAYFYLGYQEQMRDSVARVYPFWTPDIPLSSYVKGIYSFGLMETNLYDRAEKLAKEALSINPTDAWSVHTIAHIHEMKAEVQEGLEFMQHSEAHWKDSDMLACHNYWHWALYLIEKGEYEAALTIYDDHILPSLQASGAMLDVVDSCSMLYRLQMEGVSVGQRWQDVLSVTRKHSRDHVLLFNDAHFLMASLGAGDAQTTQELLTTLRDASESPGENCQHLLARDVGLPLCQALVEAQDGSPERVVELLLPIRYRLVQIGGSNAQRDVFNQLLIHAALNCSSDLHKHVARSLLMERDALKPNSPLTARLIRKAAAIHLL